A DNA window from Choloepus didactylus isolate mChoDid1 chromosome 9, mChoDid1.pri, whole genome shotgun sequence contains the following coding sequences:
- the LOC119543674 gene encoding uncharacterized protein LOC119543674: MAERPKREQPCGRWCFTLNNPTEEEKAKIKSIDEHCKYLVVGLEHGSENHTEHLQGFVNLRKKLRLSGVEQLISERAHFERAKGDDASNKRYCSKECLFHEFGEPQFSGKRNDLHDAVQRLRETKSLTTVAKEFPTQYVRYHRGFKELLLVLPECQLNRDWKTEVMCWWGPPGCGKSRTVKDLAPEAYWKPRGKWWDGYNGQEDVILDDFYGWLAFDDLLRLLDRYPLRVETKGGTVSFLAKRVFITSNKSPAEWYSSEFCLDALYRTLTKLHWFDGNAFIDPPNFVFNHKINF; the protein is encoded by the coding sequence ATGGCAGAGAGGCCAAAGCGTGAGCAACCTTGTGGGAGATGGTGTTTTACGCTGAATAACCCCACCGAAGAAGAGAAAGCGAAGATAAAAAGCATCGATGAACACTGCAAGTATTTGGTCGTGGGATTAGAGCATGGCTCAGAGAATCACACAGAGCACTTGCAAGGGTTTGTGAATCTGCGTAAAAAACTGAGACTTTCTGGCGTAGAACAATTGATTTCTGAGAGAGCACACTTTGAGAGAGCGAAAGGGGATGATGCTTCTAATAAGCGGTATTGCAGTAAAGAATGTTTGTTTCACGAATTTGGCGAGCCTCAATTTTCAGGTAAAAGAAATGACTTACATGATGCTGTACAGCGGCTGCGCGAGACCAAGAGCTTGACGACCGTTGCCAAGGAGTTCCCGACGCAGTATGTCCGTTACCACCGCGGTTTCAAAGAGTTATTGTTAGTTCTTCCGGAGTGTCAGCTGAACCGTGATTGGAAGACCGAAGTCATGTGCTGGTGGGGCCCCCCCGGATGTGGCAAGAGCCGAACCGTGAAGGACCTTGCACCTGAGGCTTACTGGAAACCGCGGGGGAAGTGGTGGGACGGCTATaacggtcaagaagatgttattCTTGATGATTTTTATGGCTGGCTCGCTTTTGATGATCTGTTAAGATTATTAGATAGGTATCCACTTAGAGTGGAGACTAAAGGAGGGACTGTGTCCTTCCTTGCTAAGAGAGTTTTTATAACTTCTAACAAGAGCCCAGCAGAGTGGTATAGCAGTGAGTTTTGTTTAGACGCATTATATAGAACACTGACAAAGTTACATTGGTTTGATGGCAATGCCTTTATTGATCCTCCAAACTTTGTATTCAatcataaaataaacttttaa